One region of gamma proteobacterium HIMB55 genomic DNA includes:
- a CDS encoding Pyridoxamine 5'-phosphate oxidase (PFAM: Pyridoxamine 5'-phosphate oxidase; Pyridoxine 5'-phosphate oxidase C-terminal dimerisation region~TIGRFAM: pyridoxamine-phosphate oxidase), which produces MELKDFRRQYTQGGLQRASLPEQPLALFEQWQAEAAAAGLADPTGCVVATVQPSGMVRQRFVLLKGIDERGFVFYTNYYSDKAAALSHCDQASMLFPWNELDRQVSISGTVEKVSEEESDRYFAARPRASQIAAWTSQQSQSIENRAALEQQFHDTLARFEGGDVPRPPHWGGYRLKPSRIEFWQGGSDRLHDRFVYAREDSRSDEAEWSLSRLQP; this is translated from the coding sequence ATGGAACTCAAAGATTTTCGCAGGCAGTACACGCAGGGTGGGCTGCAGCGTGCTTCACTACCAGAGCAGCCACTGGCGCTGTTCGAGCAATGGCAGGCAGAAGCCGCGGCTGCAGGCCTTGCCGACCCCACCGGCTGTGTTGTCGCTACTGTGCAGCCAAGCGGGATGGTGCGTCAGCGTTTCGTATTGCTGAAGGGCATCGATGAGCGAGGCTTTGTCTTCTACACCAATTACTACAGTGATAAAGCGGCAGCGCTCTCGCACTGTGATCAAGCCTCGATGTTGTTCCCGTGGAACGAGCTTGATCGTCAAGTCAGTATTTCAGGAACGGTAGAAAAGGTTTCTGAGGAAGAGTCGGATCGCTATTTTGCGGCCAGACCTCGTGCGAGCCAGATCGCAGCGTGGACCTCGCAACAGAGTCAGTCTATCGAGAATCGTGCAGCGCTCGAGCAGCAGTTTCACGATACCTTGGCGCGTTTTGAGGGGGGTGATGTACCACGACCTCCGCACTGGGGTGGTTACCGCCTTAAGCCCTCCAGAATTGAGTTCTGGCAGGGTGGCAGCGATAGGCTCCACGATCGGTTTGTTTATGCGCGAGAGGACTCCCGCTCTGACGAGGCGGAGTGGTCACTGTCTCGTTTACAGCCCTGA
- a CDS encoding competence/damage-inducible protein CinA-like protein (PFAM: Probable molybdopterin binding domain; Competence-damaged protein~TIGRFAM: competence/damage-inducible protein CinA N-terminal domain; competence/damage-inducible protein CinA C-terminal domain; molybdenum cofactor synthesis domain): MSQHKNVALLLTGNELMSGDTVDSNSSRIALALGERQIAVSKKITVGDDPALLRTSLGELCREAGVVIINGGLGPTEDDLTAEIVAEVAGEQLADHPDAIAHLEEWCEKRGLELNASNLKQAHLPASADLVDNPIGSAVGFAVEIEGCLVITTPGVPVELTAMLPEICERIGARVGSGTTYIRRLQTFGIGESTIQELVNARSSDWPEGVVLGFRSGLPQLELKLQVYDESLLEARDRAETLLTELIGDHIIGEDSDQLAMALQRALIEQDMSVTTAESCTGGLIASLITKEAGSSQVFGAGFVTYANASKQKVLDVPESELNSHGAVSEPVVRSMLRGALNKASADIGIAVSGVAGPGGGTEEKPVGTVWLAWGTETKNDAIRLQIPGSRERFQILVAAIGLDLMRRQVLNLPPIPHYIKRFVYRNA; the protein is encoded by the coding sequence ATGTCACAGCATAAAAACGTTGCCCTATTGCTCACCGGTAATGAGCTCATGAGCGGTGACACTGTAGACAGCAACTCCTCACGTATCGCACTGGCTTTGGGCGAGCGACAAATAGCCGTCAGCAAAAAGATCACGGTGGGTGATGACCCCGCACTCCTACGCACAAGCTTAGGAGAGCTGTGCAGAGAGGCAGGCGTCGTCATTATCAACGGTGGACTTGGTCCGACCGAAGACGATTTAACCGCAGAGATAGTCGCGGAAGTTGCAGGTGAGCAACTCGCGGATCATCCCGACGCAATAGCGCACCTCGAAGAATGGTGTGAGAAACGCGGATTAGAACTCAACGCGAGCAACTTGAAGCAAGCGCATTTGCCTGCCTCGGCGGACCTCGTAGATAACCCCATTGGCAGTGCGGTTGGGTTTGCCGTAGAAATTGAAGGCTGCCTGGTAATTACCACACCGGGTGTCCCGGTAGAGCTGACGGCGATGCTTCCCGAAATTTGCGAGCGCATTGGTGCTCGTGTGGGCTCCGGTACAACCTATATCCGTCGTCTCCAGACCTTCGGCATCGGCGAATCCACCATTCAGGAGTTGGTCAACGCGCGCAGCAGTGACTGGCCCGAGGGGGTCGTGCTCGGATTCCGGTCTGGCCTACCTCAGCTTGAATTAAAGCTTCAGGTCTATGATGAGTCACTTCTTGAAGCGCGGGATCGCGCCGAAACCCTACTTACCGAGCTTATTGGCGATCACATCATTGGCGAGGATAGCGACCAATTGGCCATGGCGCTGCAGCGAGCCCTTATCGAGCAGGATATGTCCGTTACCACAGCAGAATCCTGCACTGGCGGGCTCATCGCCTCGCTGATCACTAAAGAAGCCGGTTCTTCTCAAGTCTTTGGCGCGGGCTTCGTTACCTATGCAAACGCCTCTAAACAAAAGGTGCTCGATGTGCCAGAGTCTGAACTCAACAGCCACGGTGCGGTCAGCGAACCTGTGGTTCGCTCCATGCTGCGCGGCGCTCTGAATAAGGCCAGCGCGGATATTGGTATTGCCGTATCCGGCGTTGCTGGCCCAGGTGGCGGCACCGAGGAAAAGCCCGTTGGTACTGTCTGGCTCGCCTGGGGCACGGAGACAAAAAATGATGCGATTCGATTACAAATACCCGGATCGCGTGAGCGTTTTCAGATCCTCGTCGCAGCGATTGGCCTCGATCTGATGCGACGTCAGGTGTTGAACCTTCCCCCAATCCCGCACTACATCAAGCGCTTTGTTTATCGAAACGCTTAA
- a CDS encoding asparaginyl-tRNA synthetase (PFAM: tRNA synthetases class II (D, K and N); OB-fold nucleic acid binding domain~TIGRFAM: asparaginyl-tRNA synthetase): MDKLHLVKQLLTDSSLIGTEVSVNGWLRSKRDSKAGISFLAVNDGSHFDSLQCVAPKELANYESEVLKLSTGCAVCITGELVASQGGGQAVEIQATNVVLIGDVDDPESYPIAKKRHTFEYLRTQAHLRTRTNTFGAVTRVRHTLANAIHDFFHGEDFYWVNTPIITASDCEGAGELFRVSTLDLNNLPRTDSGQVDTSQDFFGGDAYLTVSGQLAVESYCLSMNKVYTFGPTFRAENSNTSRHLAEFWMVEPEVAFADLADNAALAERLLKSVTSRVLNDCETDLGFFQQRIDKTVLERLGNIVDNPFVRVTYTDAIDILLKSGKKFEFPVEWGIDMASEHERFLAEEHFKAPVVVTDYPRDIKAFYMRLNDDERTVAAMDVLAPGIGEIIGGSQREERLDVLDARMDADLKETLWWYRDLRRYGTVPHAGFGLGFERLVAYITGMENVRDVIPFPRTPGNADF, from the coding sequence ATGGACAAGCTACACCTCGTTAAACAACTTCTTACTGACAGCTCGCTTATTGGTACCGAGGTCAGCGTCAACGGCTGGCTCCGATCAAAACGAGACTCGAAAGCCGGAATATCGTTTTTGGCGGTTAATGACGGCAGCCACTTTGACAGTCTGCAGTGTGTCGCGCCAAAAGAGTTGGCCAATTACGAATCAGAAGTATTGAAGCTCTCAACAGGCTGCGCTGTATGCATTACAGGCGAACTCGTCGCCTCACAGGGCGGCGGTCAAGCTGTGGAGATTCAGGCAACGAATGTTGTATTGATTGGCGACGTGGATGACCCAGAGTCGTATCCGATTGCCAAAAAACGCCACACCTTCGAGTACCTGCGCACGCAGGCTCACTTGCGCACACGCACAAACACTTTTGGTGCAGTCACTCGTGTACGCCACACATTGGCGAACGCCATCCATGATTTCTTCCACGGCGAAGACTTTTACTGGGTGAACACACCGATCATCACCGCAAGCGACTGCGAGGGCGCAGGTGAGCTATTTCGGGTCAGCACGCTCGATTTAAACAATCTGCCCCGCACGGATAGCGGGCAAGTTGATACCTCTCAGGACTTCTTTGGTGGCGACGCCTACCTAACCGTATCGGGCCAGCTGGCTGTCGAGTCGTACTGCCTCTCGATGAATAAGGTCTACACTTTTGGCCCCACATTTCGCGCAGAGAATTCCAATACGTCTCGTCATTTGGCGGAGTTCTGGATGGTTGAGCCTGAAGTAGCTTTTGCCGATCTTGCGGATAACGCGGCACTTGCAGAGCGCTTACTCAAGTCCGTGACGTCGCGAGTACTTAACGATTGCGAGACAGATCTCGGTTTTTTCCAGCAGCGCATCGACAAGACGGTACTCGAGCGATTAGGAAATATCGTGGACAACCCCTTCGTCAGGGTCACTTACACAGACGCCATCGATATCTTGCTGAAATCAGGCAAGAAGTTTGAGTTCCCCGTTGAATGGGGAATCGACATGGCCTCCGAGCACGAGCGTTTCTTGGCGGAGGAACATTTCAAGGCACCCGTGGTTGTCACTGATTACCCACGCGATATTAAAGCCTTCTATATGCGCCTCAATGATGACGAGCGAACCGTTGCCGCAATGGATGTCCTCGCTCCCGGTATTGGTGAAATCATAGGCGGTAGTCAGCGTGAAGAGCGACTCGACGTACTTGACGCACGGATGGATGCGGACCTTAAAGAGACACTTTGGTGGTATCGCGATTTACGTCGCTACGGCACAGTCCCGCACGCAGGTTTTGGCTTGGGCTTTGAGCGACTGGTGGCTTACATCACGGGCATGGAAAACGTCAGAGACGTTATTCCGTTCCCAAGAACACCCGGGAATGCTGACTTCTAA